One window of the Ideonella sp. WA131b genome contains the following:
- a CDS encoding peptide deformylase: protein MTVREILKMGDPRLLRVAQPVRQFDTPELHALVADLFDTLHAAQGAGLAAPQIGVDLQLVIFGFTQNRRYPDREPVPETVLLNPVITPLSDEMVEGWEGCLSVPGLRGRVPRHARIRYAGQDLRGRAIEREATGFHAVVVQHECDHLIGRLYPTRMTDLTQLGYTEVLFPGLAAADDD, encoded by the coding sequence ATGACCGTTCGCGAGATCCTCAAGATGGGCGACCCGCGCCTGCTGCGCGTGGCGCAGCCGGTGCGGCAGTTCGACACCCCCGAGTTGCACGCGCTGGTGGCCGATCTCTTCGACACCCTGCACGCCGCCCAGGGCGCTGGCCTGGCGGCGCCGCAGATCGGGGTGGACCTCCAGCTGGTGATCTTCGGCTTCACGCAGAACCGGCGCTACCCGGACCGCGAGCCGGTGCCCGAGACGGTGCTGCTCAATCCGGTGATCACGCCGCTGTCGGATGAGATGGTCGAGGGCTGGGAGGGCTGCCTGTCGGTGCCCGGGCTGCGCGGCCGCGTGCCCCGCCACGCGCGCATCCGCTATGCCGGGCAAGACTTGCGCGGCCGCGCGATCGAGCGCGAGGCCACGGGCTTTCATGCCGTGGTGGTGCAGCACGAGTGCGACCACCTCATCGGCCGTCTGTACCCGACGCGCATGACCGACCTGACCCAGCTCGGCTACACCGAGGTGCTGTTCCCGGGGCTCGCGGCTGCCGACGACGACTGA